In the Gemmatimonadaceae bacterium genome, one interval contains:
- a CDS encoding ABC transporter ATP-binding protein, with the protein MSSPVQPPDPAEEEVIGKAYDARLARRLLRYAWPYRALIVSSLALLMVDGALQLVGPLLTREVIDVFVPARDSAGIVRAALLFGATLVAQFGCSYGETVLTARLGQHVMHDLRTQLFAHLQRLPVSFFDRNPVGRLVTRVTSDVESLNELFTSGVVAGLGDLFTLLAISILMLVVDWRLALAAFAAIPFVVIASNVFRVRVREAYRAIRTRLARINAFLQERLSGVRVVQLFGRERDEARRFDVLNKDHLDAHLRSITIYALYFPIIELLTTVAVASILVTGASRVDSGSLSVGTVAAFLQLVRRFFEPLQDLSDKYNTLQQAMASSERIFRLLDEGADGGRGAKDESAGALRAQADAAPAAVIERGTAAPTPVPRPPSPVPKVTIEFRHVWFAYAAPHTAAGDATEREPEWVLRDVSFVARPGRTLAIVGHTGAGKTTIINLLLGFYQPQRGEILVNGISMHQRPIAEVRRLIGYVQQDIFLFAGDIASNIRLSAPLSDEAVRAAAVRVGADRIVQRLPGGYAYELGERGSSVSVGERQLLSFARAIAADPAVLVLDEATSAVDSEIEGEIQRALAELMRGRTTIAIAHRLSTIRDADEILVMHHGEVRERGTHRELLEFGGLYERLSRLQSGG; encoded by the coding sequence ATGTCGTCTCCCGTCCAGCCGCCCGATCCGGCAGAAGAGGAGGTCATCGGCAAGGCGTACGATGCACGCCTTGCCCGGCGGCTGCTGCGCTACGCCTGGCCGTACCGCGCGCTCATCGTCTCCTCGCTCGCGCTCCTCATGGTCGACGGCGCGTTGCAGCTGGTGGGGCCGCTTCTCACGCGAGAGGTCATCGACGTCTTCGTCCCGGCGCGCGATTCCGCGGGGATCGTCCGCGCCGCGCTCCTGTTTGGCGCCACGCTCGTGGCGCAGTTCGGCTGCTCATACGGTGAGACGGTGCTCACCGCGCGCCTGGGACAACACGTGATGCACGACCTGCGCACGCAGCTCTTCGCGCACCTGCAGCGACTCCCCGTTTCGTTCTTCGACCGCAACCCCGTAGGGCGCCTCGTCACGCGCGTCACATCCGACGTCGAGTCGCTGAACGAACTCTTCACCTCGGGCGTCGTTGCCGGGCTGGGCGATCTCTTCACCCTCCTCGCCATCAGCATCCTCATGCTGGTGGTGGATTGGCGACTGGCGCTTGCCGCGTTTGCCGCGATCCCGTTCGTCGTCATCGCGTCCAACGTCTTTCGCGTGCGCGTGCGCGAGGCGTACCGCGCCATCCGTACGCGGCTGGCGCGCATCAACGCCTTCCTGCAGGAACGCCTGAGCGGCGTGCGTGTGGTGCAGCTCTTCGGGCGCGAGCGTGACGAGGCTCGCCGCTTCGACGTGCTCAACAAGGATCATCTCGACGCGCATCTGCGGTCGATCACGATCTATGCGCTCTATTTCCCGATCATCGAGCTGCTGACGACCGTCGCCGTCGCGTCCATCCTCGTCACCGGGGCGTCGCGCGTCGACTCGGGATCGCTCTCGGTGGGGACTGTTGCGGCCTTCCTGCAACTCGTGCGGCGCTTCTTCGAGCCGTTGCAGGATCTCTCGGACAAGTACAACACGCTGCAGCAGGCCATGGCGTCGAGCGAGCGGATCTTTCGTCTGCTGGACGAAGGAGCGGACGGGGGACGGGGGGCGAAAGACGAGAGTGCCGGTGCGCTTCGCGCGCAGGCGGATGCTGCGCCCGCGGCGGTAATCGAGCGCGGCACCGCCGCGCCCACTCCCGTCCCCCGTCCCCCGTCCCCCGTCCCCAAAGTCACCATCGAGTTTCGCCACGTCTGGTTCGCGTACGCCGCGCCCCACACCGCGGCGGGCGACGCGACGGAGCGCGAGCCGGAATGGGTGCTGCGCGATGTGAGCTTTGTCGCGCGCCCTGGGCGCACACTCGCCATCGTCGGCCACACCGGCGCCGGCAAGACGACCATCATCAACCTCCTGCTCGGCTTCTATCAGCCACAGCGCGGCGAGATTCTGGTCAATGGAATTTCCATGCACCAGCGCCCCATCGCCGAGGTGCGGCGCCTGATCGGCTACGTGCAGCAGGACATCTTCCTCTTCGCCGGTGACATCGCCTCCAACATCCGCCTTTCGGCGCCGCTGAGTGACGAGGCGGTGCGCGCCGCGGCCGTTCGCGTTGGCGCCGATCGAATCGTGCAGCGCCTCCCCGGTGGCTACGCCTACGAACTGGGGGAGCGCGGAAGTTCCGTGAGCGTGGGAGAACGCCAGCTCCTCTCCTTTGCTCGCGCCATCGCCGCCGATCCCGCGGTCCTCGTGCTTGACGAGGCGACGAGCGCGGTCGACAGCGAGATCGAGGGCGAGATCCAGCGTGCCCTGGCCGAGTTGATGCGAGGGCGCACCACGATCGCCATCGCCCACCGGCTGAGCACCATTCGCGACGCCGACGAGATTCTGGTCATGCATCACGGGGAGGTGCGAGAGCGCGGCACGCACCGCGAACTGCTGGAATTCGGCGGCCTGTATGAGCGATTGTCGCGCCTCCAGTCGGGCGGCTGA
- a CDS encoding FHA domain-containing protein — protein sequence MGRGIGADICVPPGSEPGDAADAALVSIVIAPDGSASLRVVQGDAGVFVNGVPVGREPAPLLHGDRVAIDGSELRFADEGQGGVTQEIPTASDVRTATPSAGVGEARSRGRLVSLTDGREYAVPPEGLTIGRDAGCDVVVAAAKVSRRHARVTQVPGGYELVDTSTNGVLVNGARVRETLALARGDTVKVGNDEFRFYADAEPAAPIRSLQEVPSLQATAAIPAVKRPPSFAPPPPPPPPPSAPAVSQPTPSVIPPTSSTGAARGRRALASLEILNEGPVKGTSFDISTPLAHVGRGEHNDVSIHDESVSESHAKIQRREDAWYIVDMDSTNGTYVSGNRVFGEARVTSGADIRVGGVKMLFRTAGGTQRTSGETRVIVGVRGPDPKRAEQRLKELARGVETPQAPPTRNRAPAWLWLALAALAAISLYLVLQGR from the coding sequence GTGGGTCGGGGGATCGGGGCCGACATCTGTGTGCCTCCGGGGAGCGAGCCGGGAGATGCGGCCGATGCCGCGCTCGTCTCCATCGTGATCGCTCCCGATGGATCGGCGTCGCTGCGCGTGGTGCAGGGCGATGCGGGGGTCTTCGTGAACGGCGTCCCGGTGGGGCGCGAACCGGCGCCATTGCTGCACGGCGATCGCGTTGCCATCGACGGCTCGGAGTTGCGATTCGCCGACGAGGGGCAGGGGGGCGTGACGCAGGAAATACCGACCGCCAGCGACGTGCGCACCGCGACCCCCAGCGCCGGTGTTGGCGAGGCGCGCTCGCGCGGTCGACTCGTCTCGCTCACCGACGGGCGCGAGTACGCCGTTCCGCCAGAGGGGCTCACCATCGGGCGCGATGCGGGATGCGACGTGGTGGTGGCTGCGGCCAAGGTCTCGCGACGCCATGCGCGCGTCACGCAGGTGCCGGGCGGCTATGAGCTGGTCGACACGAGCACCAACGGCGTCCTGGTCAACGGGGCGCGCGTACGGGAAACGCTGGCGCTGGCGCGCGGCGATACGGTGAAAGTGGGGAACGATGAGTTCCGCTTCTATGCCGACGCCGAGCCGGCGGCACCGATTCGCTCGTTGCAGGAGGTTCCGTCGCTGCAGGCGACGGCCGCCATCCCCGCGGTGAAGCGGCCGCCTTCTTTCGCGCCGCCGCCTCCGCCGCCTCCGCCGCCATCTGCTCCGGCGGTCTCGCAGCCCACGCCGTCGGTCATTCCCCCCACGTCGTCAACCGGGGCGGCGAGAGGTCGACGGGCGCTCGCCTCGCTCGAGATCCTCAACGAGGGACCGGTCAAGGGGACAAGCTTCGATATCTCGACGCCGCTCGCGCACGTGGGGCGGGGCGAGCACAACGACGTGTCCATCCACGATGAAAGCGTCTCCGAATCGCATGCCAAGATCCAGCGGCGCGAGGACGCCTGGTACATTGTGGACATGGACTCCACCAACGGGACCTACGTCTCCGGGAACCGGGTGTTTGGCGAGGCGAGGGTGACGAGCGGTGCGGACATCCGCGTGGGCGGAGTGAAAATGCTGTTCCGTACCGCGGGCGGGACACAGCGCACATCGGGGGAGACGCGGGTGATTGTGGGCGTGCGCGGGCCGGATCCCAAGCGCGCGGAGCAGCGGCTCAAGGAGCTTGCGCGGGGCGTGGAAACCCCTCAAGCTCCGCCCACGCGGAACCGGGCGCCTGCGTGGTTGTGGCTGGCACTCGCGGCGCTCGCCGCCATATCCCTCTACCTCGTCCTCCAAGGTCGCTAG
- a CDS encoding Stp1/IreP family PP2C-type Ser/Thr phosphatase, producing MIRSGNEDAFFAHATRERGVFIVADGMGGHAAGEVASEMAVQIVSRDLQDLTEVYGEAARLRVAESLRIANRAIYDRTIQESDKQGMGTTASVLVVSGARYLIGQVGDSRVYLLRDGALRQLTKDHSYVQEQVDAGFLTPEQARYHPYSNVITRCVGASDAVEPDTYSGELRPGDVFLVASDGLTGMVDDRRLQQLLLSRASAGRVVDALIAEANYRGGLDNITAIVVQVLQIDAAPNADAPTAEGPAFRA from the coding sequence ATGATTCGCTCAGGAAACGAAGACGCCTTCTTCGCGCACGCCACACGCGAACGCGGCGTCTTCATTGTTGCTGACGGCATGGGCGGGCACGCCGCGGGCGAGGTTGCCAGCGAGATGGCGGTGCAGATCGTCTCGCGCGATCTGCAAGACCTCACCGAGGTTTACGGTGAGGCGGCGCGCCTCCGCGTCGCCGAGTCGCTCCGCATCGCCAACCGCGCCATCTACGACCGCACCATCCAGGAGTCCGACAAGCAGGGGATGGGGACGACCGCCTCGGTCCTCGTGGTCTCGGGGGCGCGGTACCTGATCGGACAGGTGGGCGACTCGCGCGTGTACCTCCTGCGCGACGGTGCGCTGCGCCAGCTCACCAAGGACCATTCCTACGTGCAGGAGCAGGTCGACGCCGGCTTTCTCACCCCGGAGCAGGCACGCTATCACCCCTACAGCAACGTGATCACGCGTTGCGTGGGGGCGAGCGACGCGGTCGAACCTGACACCTACTCAGGCGAGCTGCGCCCGGGGGACGTCTTCCTCGTCGCCTCCGATGGACTGACCGGGATGGTCGATGACCGTCGGCTGCAACAGCTCCTCCTGTCACGCGCATCCGCCGGTCGCGTGGTCGATGCACTGATTGCCGAGGCGAACTATCGCGGTGGGCTGGACAACATCACGGCGATCGTGGTGCAGGTCCTCCAGATCGACGCCGCCCCCAACGCCGACGCTCCCACGGCCGAAGGGCCGGCTTTCCGCGCCTAG